The Candidatus Eisenbacteria bacterium genome has a segment encoding these proteins:
- a CDS encoding ABC transporter permease — protein sequence MSGDASRAWRELRRNRAAVACGLLLVAMYLAALGAEFLSPGPWDVEDPEHPFQPPSRVHVRDAAGRWVAPYVWATELSYGAAGDFRYREVPGRRFPIRWFSTGEPYRWLGLIASRRHLATVEPPARLAPLGTDAYGRDQLARLLHGARVSLSVGILGVCISLVLGSLVGGVAGYCGGPVDGGLMRLAEVVLSVPALYLVLALRAVFPVALPSVQVYMLTVLLLACVYWAGLARVIRGMVLGLRERDFVVAARALGAGPLRILVRHILPNTASYLVVAATVSVPGYILGEVALSYLGVGIQEPHASWGNMLRQAQNLSYMRSYPWVLSPGVAIFLAVMSFNFLGDGLRDALDPRRASGGRA from the coding sequence ATGAGCGGCGACGCGTCCCGGGCCTGGCGCGAGCTGCGCCGCAACCGCGCCGCCGTGGCCTGCGGGCTGCTGCTGGTGGCGATGTACCTCGCGGCGCTGGGGGCGGAGTTTCTCTCGCCCGGCCCGTGGGACGTGGAGGATCCCGAGCACCCGTTCCAGCCGCCGTCGCGCGTGCATGTCCGCGACGCGGCCGGCCGATGGGTGGCTCCCTACGTGTGGGCCACCGAGCTGAGCTACGGGGCGGCGGGGGACTTCCGCTACCGGGAAGTCCCGGGGCGGCGCTTTCCCATTCGCTGGTTCTCCACGGGTGAGCCCTACCGCTGGCTGGGGCTGATCGCCTCGCGCCGGCACCTGGCCACGGTGGAGCCGCCCGCGCGGCTCGCCCCGCTGGGCACCGACGCGTACGGCCGCGACCAGCTGGCGCGCCTGCTGCACGGGGCGCGGGTGTCGCTGTCGGTGGGCATCCTGGGAGTGTGCATCAGCCTGGTCCTGGGCTCGCTGGTGGGGGGCGTGGCCGGCTACTGCGGGGGCCCCGTGGACGGCGGGCTGATGCGCCTCGCGGAAGTGGTGCTCTCGGTGCCCGCGCTGTACCTGGTGCTGGCGCTGCGGGCGGTGTTTCCGGTGGCGCTGCCCTCGGTCCAGGTGTACATGCTCACGGTGCTGCTGCTCGCGTGCGTCTACTGGGCGGGCCTGGCGCGGGTGATCCGCGGGATGGTGCTGGGCCTGCGCGAGCGGGACTTCGTGGTCGCCGCGCGGGCGCTGGGCGCGGGCCCGCTGCGGATCCTGGTGCGGCACATCCTGCCCAACACCGCGTCCTACCTGGTGGTCGCAGCCACGGTCTCGGTGCCCGGCTACATCCTGGGCGAAGTGGCGCTCTCGTACCTCGGCGTGGGCATCCAGGAGCCCCACGCCTCGTGGGGGAACATGCTGCGTCAGGCGCAGAATCTCTCGTACATGCGCAGCTACCCGTGGGTGCTCTCGCCCGGGGTGGCCATCTTCCTCGCGGTGATGTCGTTCAACTTCCTCGGCGACGGGCTGCGCGACGCGCTGGACCCGCGCCGGGCTTCGGGAGGCCGCGCGTGA
- a CDS encoding ABC transporter permease, whose protein sequence is MRTYVLKRLLHLVPLLLGVSLVTFTLMHLAPGDYLDAMRADPMVSPEAVDAMRARFGLDRPLPVQYLVYLRNIFLRFDFGYSFAYHRPVFEVLGQGLGNTLLLAGAGAVVAWGLALPLGVLSAVRRNRWQDRLCSFVAFAGLSVPEVFLALLLLLLAASTGWFPVGGMRSLDFDTFPWWRQALDVLHHLALPALAVGLAPMAARMRQVRASMLEVLQADYVTTARAKGVPEAAVVGRHALRNALNPLITLFGYTLGFLLAGSFLVEVVMSWPGLGRLTVTALFQRDLYVVMGSVLLASAVLVLGNLLADLLLALSDPRIALE, encoded by the coding sequence ATGCGCACCTACGTCCTGAAACGGCTGCTGCACCTGGTCCCGCTGCTGCTGGGCGTGTCGCTGGTCACCTTCACGCTCATGCACCTCGCGCCGGGCGACTACCTGGACGCCATGCGCGCGGACCCCATGGTGAGCCCCGAGGCGGTGGATGCCATGCGCGCGCGCTTCGGGCTGGACCGCCCGCTGCCCGTCCAGTACCTGGTGTACCTCCGCAACATCTTCCTGCGGTTCGATTTCGGATACTCCTTCGCCTACCACCGTCCGGTGTTCGAAGTCCTGGGCCAGGGGCTGGGCAACACGTTGCTGCTGGCCGGGGCGGGAGCGGTGGTGGCGTGGGGACTGGCGTTGCCGTTGGGCGTGCTCTCGGCCGTGCGCCGCAACCGCTGGCAGGACCGGCTGTGCTCCTTCGTGGCCTTCGCCGGGCTGAGCGTGCCCGAGGTCTTCCTGGCCCTGCTGCTGCTGCTGCTGGCGGCCTCCACCGGCTGGTTCCCGGTGGGGGGAATGCGGAGCCTCGACTTCGACACCTTCCCGTGGTGGCGCCAGGCGCTCGACGTGCTGCATCACCTGGCGCTGCCCGCGCTGGCGGTGGGCCTGGCGCCCATGGCGGCCCGCATGCGCCAGGTGCGCGCCAGCATGCTCGAGGTGCTGCAGGCCGACTACGTGACCACCGCGCGCGCCAAGGGCGTGCCGGAGGCCGCGGTGGTGGGCCGCCACGCGCTGCGCAATGCGCTCAACCCGCTGATCACGCTGTTCGGCTACACCCTGGGCTTCCTGCTCGCCGGCTCGTTCCTGGTGGAGGTGGTGATGAGCTGGCCGGGTCTGGGACGGCTCACGGTCACCGCGCTGTTCCAGCGAGACCTGTACGTGGTGATGGGCTCGGTGCTGCTGGCGTCCGCGGTGCTGGTGCTGGGCAACCTGCTGGCGGACCTGCTCCTGGCGCTTTCGGACCCCCGGATCGCGCTCGAATGA
- a CDS encoding ABC transporter substrate-binding protein: protein MMPRIGGAAARRVARLAVCVLLAFAALGARERPRDAAPLPPDHKVVDAELGRFGGRIVLASRNGPRTFNGITANEVSSTDVTNRLYEQLITYNNELQRAEPGIAKSWERSRDGRTWTMHLRHAFFSDGTPITSADVLFSFDVVYDPRVHPSTAELVKVRGQKFQLSAPDDSTVVFRLADSYGVFLDVIGAVNIMPRARLESAFREGKFESAYGINTRPEDLVTSGPWRLKQFAPGERVVLEPNPYWYESDRRGRRLPYLDEIVWLVVPDQNAELLKFEQGEIDAIDVPRSLDFPRLKAGEAQGRYVVHDLGVSLATVFFGFNLNLKADLRTPCADPVKYRWFSNLNFRRAVAMAADQGKMVRLAYQGQASPNWGPSTRGNKKWYDPDVKQYSHDTERARRLLQREGFEDRNHDGWLEDPEGNKVQFSIITNADNNVRVSLCNLLKSDLRQVGIDLVVTPLDFNQLIGRIRDSKDFEALLLGFAGGVPPDPALGQNVWKSRGKNHFWYSDQPRPMTAWEAECDSLMDELSRVEDQARRKRLWDRVQEIVTDQAVIVYLPSERAYVVARNKFGNLRPALIPHRVLWNSSRIFLK from the coding sequence ATGATGCCACGGATCGGAGGAGCCGCAGCGCGCCGGGTCGCGCGCCTCGCGGTCTGCGTGCTGCTGGCCTTCGCCGCACTGGGCGCCCGGGAGCGCCCGCGCGACGCGGCGCCCCTCCCGCCCGATCACAAGGTGGTGGACGCCGAGCTGGGCCGCTTCGGCGGCCGCATCGTGCTGGCCTCCCGCAACGGTCCCCGCACCTTCAACGGCATCACCGCGAACGAGGTCTCCAGCACCGACGTCACCAACCGGCTGTACGAGCAGCTGATCACCTACAACAACGAGCTCCAGCGCGCCGAGCCGGGCATCGCCAAGTCCTGGGAGCGCTCCCGGGACGGACGCACGTGGACCATGCACCTGCGCCACGCGTTCTTCTCGGACGGCACCCCGATCACCTCCGCGGACGTGCTGTTCTCCTTCGACGTGGTGTACGACCCCAGGGTGCATCCGTCCACCGCGGAGCTGGTGAAGGTTCGGGGCCAGAAGTTCCAGCTCAGCGCCCCCGACGATTCCACCGTGGTGTTCCGGCTGGCCGACAGCTACGGGGTGTTCCTGGACGTGATCGGGGCGGTGAACATCATGCCCCGGGCGCGCCTGGAATCCGCCTTCCGGGAGGGGAAGTTCGAGAGCGCCTACGGCATCAACACGCGGCCCGAGGACCTGGTCACCAGCGGGCCGTGGCGGCTGAAGCAGTTCGCGCCCGGCGAGCGCGTGGTGCTGGAGCCCAACCCGTACTGGTACGAGTCCGACCGGCGGGGTCGCCGGCTGCCGTACCTGGACGAAATCGTGTGGCTGGTGGTGCCGGACCAGAACGCCGAGTTGCTGAAGTTCGAGCAGGGGGAGATCGACGCCATTGACGTGCCCCGTTCCCTGGACTTCCCGCGTCTCAAGGCCGGGGAGGCCCAGGGCCGGTACGTGGTCCACGACCTGGGCGTGAGCCTGGCGACGGTGTTCTTCGGGTTCAACCTGAACCTCAAGGCCGACCTGCGGACCCCGTGCGCGGACCCGGTGAAGTACCGCTGGTTCAGCAACCTCAATTTCCGTCGCGCGGTGGCCATGGCGGCGGACCAGGGCAAGATGGTGCGGCTGGCCTACCAGGGCCAGGCCTCCCCGAACTGGGGGCCCAGCACGCGGGGGAACAAGAAGTGGTATGACCCGGACGTGAAGCAGTACAGCCACGACACCGAACGCGCCCGGCGCCTGCTCCAGCGCGAGGGCTTCGAGGACCGCAACCACGACGGCTGGCTGGAGGACCCCGAGGGCAACAAGGTGCAGTTCAGCATCATCACCAACGCGGACAACAACGTCCGGGTGAGCCTGTGCAACCTGCTCAAGAGCGACCTGCGGCAGGTGGGCATCGACCTGGTGGTCACGCCGCTGGACTTCAACCAGCTCATCGGGCGCATCCGCGATTCGAAGGACTTCGAGGCGCTGCTGCTGGGCTTCGCGGGCGGCGTGCCGCCCGATCCCGCGCTGGGGCAGAACGTCTGGAAGAGCCGCGGGAAGAACCACTTCTGGTACAGCGACCAGCCCCGGCCCATGACGGCCTGGGAGGCGGAGTGCGACTCGCTCATGGACGAACTGTCGCGGGTGGAGGACCAGGCCCGGCGGAAGCGGCTGTGGGACCGGGTGCAGGAGATCGTCACCGACCAGGCGGTGATCGTGTACCTGCCTTCCGAGCGGGCGTACGTGGTGGCGCGGAACAAGTTCGGCAACCTGCGCCCGGCGCTCATCCCGCACCGGGTGCTGTGGAACTCCTCCCGGATCTTCCTGAAGTAG